The following coding sequences lie in one Arachis ipaensis cultivar K30076 chromosome B05, Araip1.1, whole genome shotgun sequence genomic window:
- the LOC107642294 gene encoding probable mannitol dehydrogenase isoform X2, whose protein sequence is MAALQHEFEHPNKAFGWAARDSTGFLSPFNFSRRETGEKDVTLKILYCGICHTDLHLSRNDFGVSIYPLVPGHEIVGEVTEVGSKVEKFKIGDKVGVGTMVDSCRSCQSCVDNLESYCPKKIPTYGFKNVDGTTTYGGFSDTMVAHEDFVIRIPHGLPLDAAAPLLCAGITVYSPLRYFGLDKPGLHLAVVGLGGLGHLAVKFAKAFGAKVTVVSTSPHKKKEALENLGADSFVISTDQDQMQGVIGTMDGIIDTISADHPLLHLLGMLKSHGKLVLVGAVAKLELPVFPLIMGRKIVAGSSVGGLKETQEMIDFAAHHNVKADIEVIPVDYINTAMDRLHKADVKYRFVIDIGNTLKSSS, encoded by the exons ATGGCAGCATTACAACATGAATTTGAGCATCCCAACAAGGCTTTCGGATGGGCAGCAAGAGATTCTACTGGTTTTCTTTCCCCTTTTAACTTCTCAAGAAG GGAAACGGGTGAGAAAGATGTGACCTTGAAAATATTGTACTGTGGAATATGCCACACTGACCTTCACTTGTCCAGGAACGACTTCGGCGTTTCCATTTATCCATTAGTACCAGG GCATGAGATAGTTGGGGAAGTAACAGAGGTGGGAAGCAAGGTAGAAAAGTTCAAGATTGGGGACAAAGTGGGTGTTGGAACCATGGTTGACTCGTGCCGTTCATGCCAAAGCTGTGTTGACAACCTTGAGAGTTATTGTCCAAAAAAGATTCCCACCTATGGATTTAAGAATGTCGACGGCACCACCACATACGGAGGCTTTTCCGACACCATGGTAGCCCACGAGGACTTCGTGATTCGAATTCCCCACGGACTACCACTTGATGCAGCCGCTCCTCTGCTCTGTGCTGGGATTACAGTTTATAGCCCCCTCCGGTACTTCGGACTCGATAAGCCCGGTTTACATCTTGCTGTGGTTGGTCTTGGCGGCTTAGGCCACCTCGCTGTCAAGTTCGCCAAAGCTTTTGGCGCTAAGGTCACGGTTGTTAGTACATCGCCTCATAAAAAGAAGGAGGCGTTGGAAAATTTGGGAGCTGACTCCTTTGTCATAAGCACTGACCAAGATCAGATGCAG GGTGTTATTGGTACAATGGATGGTATTATTGACACGATTTCTGCAGATCATCCTTTGTTACATTTGCTTGGAATGTTGAAGTCTCATGGAAAGCTTGTATTGGTTGGTGCAGTAGCGAAGCTAGAGCTGCCAGTGTTTCCTTTAATCATGG GGAGAAAAATAGTAGCTGGTAGTAGCGTTGGAGGGTTAAAGGAGACTCAAGAAATGATTGACTTTGCGGCTCATCATAATGTAAAAGCTGACATTGAAGTCATTCCTGTTGACTATATCAACACAGCAATGGACCGTCTTCACAAAGCAGATGTGAAATATAGATTTGTCATTGATATCGGAAACACACTCAAGTCTAGCTCTTAA
- the LOC107642294 gene encoding probable mannitol dehydrogenase isoform X1: MAALQHEFEHPNKAFGWAARDSTGFLSPFNFSRRETGEKDVTLKILYCGICHTDLHLSRNDFGVSIYPLVPGYLSFLIHSIEKLKWIFLCSVSEINNQRYQLLRKSLMIMIYRHEIVGEVTEVGSKVEKFKIGDKVGVGTMVDSCRSCQSCVDNLESYCPKKIPTYGFKNVDGTTTYGGFSDTMVAHEDFVIRIPHGLPLDAAAPLLCAGITVYSPLRYFGLDKPGLHLAVVGLGGLGHLAVKFAKAFGAKVTVVSTSPHKKKEALENLGADSFVISTDQDQMQGVIGTMDGIIDTISADHPLLHLLGMLKSHGKLVLVGAVAKLELPVFPLIMGRKIVAGSSVGGLKETQEMIDFAAHHNVKADIEVIPVDYINTAMDRLHKADVKYRFVIDIGNTLKSSS; this comes from the exons ATGGCAGCATTACAACATGAATTTGAGCATCCCAACAAGGCTTTCGGATGGGCAGCAAGAGATTCTACTGGTTTTCTTTCCCCTTTTAACTTCTCAAGAAG GGAAACGGGTGAGAAAGATGTGACCTTGAAAATATTGTACTGTGGAATATGCCACACTGACCTTCACTTGTCCAGGAACGACTTCGGCGTTTCCATTTATCCATTAGTACCAGGGTATCTTTCATTCCTAATTCATAGTATAGAAAA attaaaatggatttTCTTATGTTCTGTCTCAGAAATAAATAACCAGAGATATCAACTACTAAGAAAATCCTTGATGATAATGATATACAGGCATGAGATAGTTGGGGAAGTAACAGAGGTGGGAAGCAAGGTAGAAAAGTTCAAGATTGGGGACAAAGTGGGTGTTGGAACCATGGTTGACTCGTGCCGTTCATGCCAAAGCTGTGTTGACAACCTTGAGAGTTATTGTCCAAAAAAGATTCCCACCTATGGATTTAAGAATGTCGACGGCACCACCACATACGGAGGCTTTTCCGACACCATGGTAGCCCACGAGGACTTCGTGATTCGAATTCCCCACGGACTACCACTTGATGCAGCCGCTCCTCTGCTCTGTGCTGGGATTACAGTTTATAGCCCCCTCCGGTACTTCGGACTCGATAAGCCCGGTTTACATCTTGCTGTGGTTGGTCTTGGCGGCTTAGGCCACCTCGCTGTCAAGTTCGCCAAAGCTTTTGGCGCTAAGGTCACGGTTGTTAGTACATCGCCTCATAAAAAGAAGGAGGCGTTGGAAAATTTGGGAGCTGACTCCTTTGTCATAAGCACTGACCAAGATCAGATGCAG GGTGTTATTGGTACAATGGATGGTATTATTGACACGATTTCTGCAGATCATCCTTTGTTACATTTGCTTGGAATGTTGAAGTCTCATGGAAAGCTTGTATTGGTTGGTGCAGTAGCGAAGCTAGAGCTGCCAGTGTTTCCTTTAATCATGG GGAGAAAAATAGTAGCTGGTAGTAGCGTTGGAGGGTTAAAGGAGACTCAAGAAATGATTGACTTTGCGGCTCATCATAATGTAAAAGCTGACATTGAAGTCATTCCTGTTGACTATATCAACACAGCAATGGACCGTCTTCACAAAGCAGATGTGAAATATAGATTTGTCATTGATATCGGAAACACACTCAAGTCTAGCTCTTAA
- the LOC107642291 gene encoding probable mannitol dehydrogenase, which yields MAATQVPEFEHPKKAFGWAARDPSGHLSPFHFSRRETGDKDVAFKVLYCGICHSDLHMVKNEWGFSIYPMVPGHEVVGVVTQVGSKVQKYKIGDRVGVGCLVQSCRTCQDCSDNLENYCSSYTLTYGAKSSDGTITYGGYSDSMVVDEHFVVRIPNELPLDAAAPLLCAGITVYSPLRYFGLDKPGLHVGVVGLGGLGHMAVKFAKAFGAKVTVISTSPNKKQEAMQHLGADSFLISRDQDQMQAAKETLDGIIDTVSAVHSLVPLIGLLKSHGKLVMVGAPEKPLELPIIPLLMGRKLIAGSGIGGLKETQEMIDFAAEHNVKPDIELIPIDYVNEAMERLIKADVKYRFVIDIGNTLKQSS from the exons ATGGCAGCAACACAAGTACCTGAATTCGAGCATCCTAAGAAGGCTTTCGGTTGGGCTGCCAGGGATCCCTCCGGTCATCTATCCCCTTTCCATTTCTCTAGAAG AGAAACCGGTGACAAGGATGTGGCATTCAAAGTGTTGTACTGTGGAATTTGTCACTCGGATCTGCACATGGTGAAGAACGAATGGGGCTTCTCCATCTATCCTATGGTCCCTGG GCATGAAGTTGTTGGTGTAGTGACACAAGTGGGAAGCAAGGTTCAAAAGTATAAAATTGGAGACAGAGTCGGCGTGGGATGCTTGGTTCAATCGTGCCGAACCTGTCAAGACTGTAGTGATAATCTTGAAAATTATTGCTCCTCATATACTCTAACATACGGTGCAAAATCCAGCGATGGAACCATCACATATGGAGGTTACTCTGACTCAATGGTTGTTGATGAGCACTTTGTGGTTCGAATTCCAAATGAGTTACCTCTTGATGCTGCTGCTCCTCTGCTATGTGCTGGGATCACAGTGTATAGCCCTCTCAGATATTTTGGACTAGACAAACCTGGCTTGCATGTTGGTGTCGTTGGTCTTGGTGGGTTAGGCCACATGGCGGTCAAATTTGCCAAGGCTTTTGGGGCTAAAGTCACTGTAATTAGTACCTCACCCAACAAAAAACAGGAAGCAATGCAACATTTAGGAGCTGATTCTTTTTTGATAAGTCGCGACCAAGATCAGATGCAG GCTGCAAAGGAAACTTTGGATGGTATCATTGATACAGTTTCAGCTGTTCATTCTCTCGTGCCTCTCATTGGTTTATTAAAGTCACATGGAAAACTTGTAATGGTTGGAGCACCTGAGAAGCCTCTAGAACTGCCAATCATTCCATTACTTATGG GTAGAAAGTTAATAGCCGGTAGTGGTATCGGAGGGTTAAAAGAGACTCAGGAGATGATTGATTTTGCTGCAGAACACAATGTGAAACCTGACATCGAGCTCATTCCTATTGATTATGTGAACGAAGCAATGGAGCGCCTCATCAAAGCAGATGTGAAATATCGCTTCGTCATTGACATTGGAAATACTCTAAAACAAAGCTCTTAA
- the LOC107642293 gene encoding probable mannitol dehydrogenase, with protein MASQQPEFEHPRKAFGWAARDTSGFLSPFNFSRRETGEKDVAFKVLYCGICHSDMHMVKNEWGNAIYPMVPGHEVAGVVTEVGSKVQKYKVGDKVGVGCMVESCRTCQNCVEDLENYCPKNIFTYGANYIDGTITYGGYSDSMVVDEHFVIRIPEALPLDAAAPLLCAGITVYSPLRYYGLDKPGLHVGVVGLGGLGHIAVKFAKAFGAKVTVISTSPNKKDEAINILGADSFLLSRDQDQMQAAMETLDGIIDTVSAVHPLVSFIGLLKSHGKLVMVGGPPKPLELPIYPLLKGRKMVAGSLIGGLKETQEMIDFAAKHNVKPEIEVIAIDYVNTAIERLAKADVKYRFVIDIGNTLKPSS; from the exons ATGGCATCACAACAACCTGAATTTGAGCATCCTAGGAAGGCATTCGGATGGGCAGCTAGGGATACTTCTGGTTTcctctctcctttcaatttctcTAGAAG GGAAACAGGAGAGAAAGACGTGGCATTCAAAGTGTTATACTGCGGGATATGCCACTCAGACATGCACATGGTGAAAAACGAGTGGGGCAATGCCATATATCCTATGGTCCCTGG GCACGAAGTAGCTGGCGTAGTGACAGAAGTGGGAAGCAAAGTACAAAAATATAAAGTTGGGGACAAAGTGGGTGTGGGATGCATGGTTGAATCATGCCGCACTTGCCAAAACTGTGTTGAAGATCTTGAGAATTATTgcccaaaaaatatttttacatatGGTGCCAATTACATTGATGGTACTATCACATATGGAGGCTACTCTGATTCAATGGTTGTTGATGAACACTTTGTGATTCGCATTCCTGAAGCATTGCCTCTTGATGCTGCTGCTCCTCTCCTTTGTGCTGGGATCACAGTTTATAGCCCACTTAGATATTATGGGCTTGATAAGCCTGGTTTGCATGTGGGTGTTGTTGGGCTTGGTGGGCTGGGCCATATTGCAGTCAAATTTGCTAAAGCTTTTGGAGCTAAGGTTACCGTCATCAGTACATCACCTAATAAAAAGGACGAAGCAATAAACATTTTGGGCGCTGATTCATTTTTGTTAAGTCGTGACCAAGATCAAATGCAG GCTGCAATGGAAACCTTGGATGGTATTATCGACACAGTATCTGCTGTTCATCCCCTGGTATCTTTTATTGGTTTACTGAAGTCTCATGGAAAATTAGTAATGGTTGGAGGACCACCAAAACCTTTAGAACTACCAATCTATCCTTTGCTTAAGG GGAGAAAGATGGTAGCTGGTAGTCTGATTGGAGGGTTGAAGGAAACACAAGAAATGATTGATTTTGCTGCTAAACACAATGTGAAGCCTGAGATTGAAGTTATTGCGATTGACTATGTGAACACTGCAATAGAACGCCTCGCCAAAGCTGATGTGAAGTATCGATTTGTGATTGATATTGGAAACACACTCAAACCAAGCTCTTAA
- the LOC107642295 gene encoding 8-hydroxygeraniol dehydrogenase-like, with amino-acid sequence MAASPETEHPKKAFGWAARDPSGVLSPFNFSRRETGDQDVAFKVMYCGICHSDLHMLKNEWGNTTFPIVPGHEIAGVVTEVGSKVQNFKVGDKVGVGVLVGSCNSCQGCAANLENFCPKMILTYSAKNKDGTITYGGYSDSMVVDERFAIRIPDNLPLDVAAPLLCAGITVYSPLRYFGLDKPGLHVGVVGLGGLGHVAVKFAKAFGAKVTVISTSPNKHKEAIERLGADSFLLSKDQDQMKDAMYSLDGIIDSVSAVHPLAPLLALLKPNGKLVMVGLPEKPLELPIFSLCTGRKMIAGSSIGGLKETQEMIDFAAKHNVKPEIEVIAMDYVNTAMERLAKADVKYRFVIDIGNTLNATTS; translated from the exons ATGGCGGCGTCACCAGAGACGGAGCATCCAAAGAAGGCTTTTGGATGGGCAGCTAGGGACCCTTCTGGGGTTTTATCCCCTTTCAACTTTTCCAGAAG GGAAACTGGAGATCAAGATGTGGCATTCAAAGTGATGTACTGTGGAATATGTCACTCGGATCTTCACATGTTAAAGAACGAATGGGGCAATACCACTTTTCCTATAGTACCTGG GCATGAGATTGCTGGAGTAGTGACAGAGGTAGGAAGTAAGGTACAAAATTTCAAAGTTGGAGACAAAGTGGGAGTGGGAGTGTTGGTTGGATCCTGCAACTCATGCCAGGGCTGTGCTGCAAATCTTGAAAATTTCTGCCCGAAAATGATCCTAACATACAGTGCCAAGAACAAGGACGGCACCATCACCTACGGAGGCTACTCTGACTCAATGGTAGTCGATGAACGCTTCGCCATTCGCATCCCGGATAACCTTCCACTGGATGTGGCCGCTCCGTTGCTTTGTGCCGGGATCACGGTGTATAGCCCTCTCAGGTATTTCGGACTTGACAAGCCTGGTTTGCACGTCGGTGTGGTTGGTCTTGGTGGATTAGGCCATGTGGCCGTTAAGTTTGCCAAAGCTTTTGGTGCTAAAGTAACTGTCATTAGTACTTCCCCTAACAAACACAAGGAAGCTATTGAACGTTTAGGAGCCGATTCGTTTCTCTTAAGTAAAGACCAAGATCAGATGAAG GATGCAATGTATAGCTTGGATGGTATTATAGACTCAGTTTCTGCCGTGCATCCTTTGGCTCCATTGCTGGCTCTATTGAAGCCTAATGGAAAACTTGTGATGGTTGGTTTACCCGAAAAGCCTCTGGAGTTGCCAATCTTTTCTCTTTGTACGG GAAGAAAGATGATAGCTGGTAGTTCTATTGGAGGGTTGAAGGAGACACAAGAAATGATTGATTTTGCTGCTAAACATAACGTGAAACCTGAGATTGAAGTTATTGCAATGGATTATGTAAACACAGCAATGGAGCGCCTCGCAAAAGCAGATGTCAAGTATCGATTTGTTATTGATATCGGAAACACTCTCAATGCCACAACCTCTTAA
- the LOC107642292 gene encoding probable mannitol dehydrogenase produces MATQAEFEHPRKAFGWAARDTSGVLSPFNFSRRETRENDVAFKVLYCGVCHSDIHMLKNEWGFSLYPIVPGHEIIGIVTEVGSKVNKFKVGDKVGVGCMVGSCRKNTCRNCNDALENYCPQMILTYGVKDTDGTITYGGYSDLMVADENFVVRIPQGFPLDAAAPLLCAGITVYSPLRYYGLDKPGLHVGVVGLGGLGHMAVKFAKAFGVKVTVISTSPEKKDEAIQLLGADHFLISRDHDQMQAATGSFDGIIDTVSAFHPLLPLISLLKCHGKLVMVGAPEKPLELPVFPLIMGRKTVAGSTIGGMKETQEMIDFAAKHNVKPEIEVIPIDYINTALERLLKADVKYRFVIDIGNTLKPTT; encoded by the exons ATGGCAACACAAGCTGAATTTGAGCATCCTAGAAAGGCCTTTGGTTGGGCAGCTAGGGATACTTCTGGTGTTCTCTCACCTTTTAATTTCTCTAGAAG GGAAACGAGAGAGAATGACGTGGCATTCAAAGTTTTGTATTGTGGGGTATGCCACTCTGACATACACATGCTGAAAAATGAATGGGGGTTTTCCCTGTATCCAATAGTTCCTGG GCATGAGATTATAGGCATAGTGACAGAGGTGGGAAGCAAGGTAAACAAGTTCAAAGTTGGGGACAAAGTTGGTGTTGGATGCATGGTTGGTTCTTGCCGCAAAAACACATGCAGAAACTGTAATGATGCTCTAGAGAACTATTGTCCACAAATGATTCTCACATATGGTGTCAAAGACACTGATGGCACCATCACCTATGGGGGCTATTCTGACTTAATGGTTGCTGATGAAAACTTTGTGGTTCGAATTCCTCAAGGGTTTCCTCTTGATGCTGCTGCTCCTCTCCTTTGTGCCGGGATCACAGTGTATAGCCCTCTTAGATATTATGGACTTGACAAGCCTGGACTCCATGTGGGTGTGGTTGGTCTTGGTGGGTTAGGTCACATGGCTGTTAAGTTTGCCAAAGCTTTTGGGGTTAAGGTAACGGTGATCAGCACCTCCCCTGAGAAAAAGGATGAAGCAATTCAACTTTTAGGAGCTGATCACTTCCTTATAAGTCGTGACCATGATCAGATGCAG GCTGCAACGGGCAGTTTTGATGGTATTATTGACACAGTTTCTGCCTTCCATCCTTTATTGCCTCTAATTAGTTTATTGAAGTGTCACGGGAAGCTTGTAATGGTTGGTGCGCCGGAGAAGCCTCTAGAGCTGCCAGTATTTCCTTTAATTATGG GAAGAAAGACAGTTGCCGGTAGTACCATCGGAGGGATGAAAGAGACACAAGAGATGATTGATTTTGCTGCTAAACATAACGTGAAACCTGAAATTGAGGTTATTCCTATTGATTATATTAACACAGCATTAGAGCGTCTACTCAAAGCTGATGTCAAATATCGTTTTGTCATCGACATTGGAAACACTCTAAAACCTACCACTTGA
- the LOC107639904 gene encoding uncharacterized protein LOC107639904, with product MSYYKYTHHTIDLEFQVILQNGIVSITLAKPGGYILGISYNGIDNILEARNDKKNRGYVDFVTKEPGESGGEPKTETTDFKVIAQDQNMVEVSFTRTWSPSRGGGVPFNIDIRYILRRGDSGFYPYVILERLEGFPAVEIDQIRIVFKLAGDRFHYMAISNTRQRMMPSKADRENGQTLDYPEAVLLTKPLERNFLREVDDKYQYSIENEDNKVNGWTSPYSEPRVGFWILTPSNEFRNCGPIKQDLTSHVGPIALSMFVSNHYAGREVNMKFQEGELYKKVFGPVFIYLNSGPSNQNLWLDAVQKQSNEAKSWPYNFPRSIDFIPANKRGTVSGRLQVQDRFIKGQSLQNANSAYVGLASPGDPGSWQKESKGYQFWTRTDKKGNFEINNIVPGDYNLYAWVPGFIGDYKYNNTITITPGCSTNLNTLVYNPPRNGPTLWEIGIPDRLAAEFFVPDANPKLMNNLYKNHTIDKFRQYGLWERYAELHPHNDLVFVVGANDYRKDWYFAHVTRNIGEKKYRPSTWQIVFDLPNVTSRGIYTLQLALASSTEAKLQVWFNDPKNANPAHFTTGQVGGDNAIARHGIHGLYRLYSIGVSGKHLVKGKNIIYLKQSKALTAFQGVMYDYIRLEGPPPSSPGFDH from the exons ATGTCTTATTATAAATACACTCATCACACAATTGATTTGGAGTTTCAGGTGATCCTTCAAAACGGTATCGTTTCCATCACTTTGGCAAAACCTGGGGGCTATATTCTTGGAATATCATATAATGGAATTGACAACATACTTGAAGCTCGAAATGACAAAAAGAATAGAGG GTACGTGGACTTTGTCACAAAAGAACCAGGAGAATCTGGCGGCGAACCAAA AACCGAGACGACAGATTTTAAAGTTATAGCACAGGACCAGAATATGGTGGAAGTTTCATTTACAAGAACATGGTCACCTTCACGAGGTGGTGGTGTCCCCTTCAATATAGACATAAG GTATATATTGAGAAGAGGGGATTCTGGGTTTTATCCATACGTAATATTGGAACGCCTAGAAGGATTTCCAGCTGTGGAAATTGATCAAATTAGGATTGTTTTCAAGCTCGCCGGTGACAG GTTCCACTATATGGCTATATCAAACACAAGGCAGAGGATGATGCCATCTAAAGCAGATAGAGAAAATGGTCAAACCCTAGATTATCCTGAAGCCGTTCTCTTAACCAAGCCATTAGAACGAAATTTTCTTAGAGAG GTGGATGATAAGTACCAATACTCAATCGAGAATGAAGACAACAAGGTTAATGGTTGGACAAGCCCATATTCTGAGCCACGTGTTGGGTTCTGGATCTTAACACCCAGCAATGAGTTCCGCAATTGTGGGCCTATTAAGCAAGATCTCACCTCTCATGTTGGCCCAATTGCCCTCTCG ATGTTTGTGAGCAACCACTATGCTGGAAGGGAGGTAAATATGAAATTTCAGGAAGGGGAACTTTATAAGAAGGTTTTTGGCCCTGTTTTTATCTACCTCAACTCTGGTCCAAGTAATCAAAATTTGTGGTTAGATGCCGTACAAAAG CAATCCAATGAAGCCAAAAGCTGGCCATATAATTTTCCTCGATCAATCGATTTCATTCCAGCCAATAAACGTGGAACAGTGTCAGGAAGGTTGCAAGTCCAAGATAG GTTCATCAAAGGACAGAGCCTTCAAAATGCTAACAGTGCGTACGTTGGTTTAGCTTCACCTGGAGATCCTGGATCATGGCAGAAAGAAAGCAAG GGTTATCAATTTTGGACTCGAACCGACAAGAAGGGTAATTTTGAAATAAACAATATTGTACCCGGTGATTACAATTTGTATGCATGGGTTCCTGGTTTTATTGGAGACTACAAATACAATAACACAATAACCATCACACCAG GATGCTCCACCAACTTGAATACACTTGTGTATAATCCTCCAAGAAATGGTCCAACACTTTGGGAGATTGGAATTCCTGATCGCTTAGCTGCTGAATTTTTTGTGCCAGACGCTAACCCTAAGCTCATGAACAACTTATACAAGAATCACACCATTGACAA ATTTAGGCAATATGGATTGTGGGAACGTTACGCGGAATTACATCCACATAATGATCTTGTATTCGTTGTTGGTGCTAATGACTATCGCAAGGATTGGTACTTTGCTCACGTTACAAG GAACATAGGAGAGAAGAAATACAGACCAAGCACATGGCAAATTGTATTTGACCTTCCAAATGTCACATCCAGAGGAATATACACACTACAACTGGCTTTGGCATCCTCAACTGAAGCCAAATTGCAG GTTTGGTTCAATGACCCTAAAAATGCAAATCCTGCACACTTCACAACAGGACAAGTAGGAGGAGACAATGCCATAGCAAGGCATGGCATCCATGGATTGTATAGGCTCTATAGCATAGGTGTAAGTGGGAAGCATTTGGTGAAAGGAAAGAACATCATCTATTTGAAGCAATCTAAAGCTTTAACTGCTTTTCAAGGAGTCATGTATGATTATATCCGCTTAGAAGGTCCTCCACCTTCATCCCCTGGATTTGATCACTAA